In Leptospira congkakensis, one DNA window encodes the following:
- a CDS encoding transglutaminase family protein: protein MADFKVIHKTKYSYDDTVAYCHNMAHMYPLTSPHQDCFRTHVTVNPKPVVSSFRRDYFGNQVFLFSVEDPHRFLEVVVESTVRTHQSLGIDLYKSTPWESIYSLIHESTLDADILSIEYIQPSSFIAAKQSYSEFARMFFTEGKPVYAAALEMTTYIYQTFQYDPKATSINTPIDQVLNEKKGVCQDFSHLMIAALRSLKIPTRYVSGYLETLPPPGTEKLQGSDATHAWVSVYCPTFGWMDFDPTNGKIITEEYIITAIGRDYADVSPLKGILFGGGKHKLKVEVDVIRELI from the coding sequence ATGGCTGATTTTAAGGTAATTCATAAAACTAAATATAGTTATGACGATACTGTTGCTTATTGTCATAACATGGCGCATATGTATCCTTTGACGTCACCACACCAAGATTGTTTTAGAACTCATGTGACCGTGAATCCCAAACCGGTGGTTTCTTCATTTCGTAGGGATTATTTTGGAAACCAGGTATTTCTTTTTTCGGTAGAAGATCCTCATCGTTTTTTAGAAGTAGTTGTTGAGTCAACTGTGCGCACACACCAATCACTTGGCATTGATTTATACAAATCAACTCCTTGGGAAAGTATCTATTCTCTCATCCATGAATCAACATTAGATGCAGATATCTTATCAATTGAATACATCCAACCTTCTTCATTTATAGCAGCAAAACAAAGTTATTCGGAATTTGCTCGAATGTTTTTTACGGAAGGGAAACCCGTTTACGCTGCTGCATTGGAGATGACAACTTACATATACCAAACGTTTCAATATGATCCAAAAGCTACAAGTATCAATACTCCCATTGATCAAGTTTTAAATGAAAAAAAAGGTGTATGTCAGGACTTTTCGCATCTAATGATTGCCGCCTTACGTTCATTAAAGATTCCGACTCGTTATGTGAGTGGATATTTAGAAACTTTACCTCCTCCTGGAACAGAAAAATTACAAGGAAGTGATGCTACACATGCGTGGGTCTCTGTATATTGTCCTACATTTGGATGGATGGATTTCGACCCAACCAATGGAAAAATTATCACAGAAGAATACATCATCACAGCGATTGGAAGGGATTATGCGGATGTGTCTCCATTAAAAGGAATTTTGTTCGGTGGTGGAAAACATAAATTAAAAGTAGAAGTGGATGTAATCCGCGAATTAATATGA
- a CDS encoding TonB-dependent receptor, whose product MNRFKTIFFLILFVGIPSVAYAQQGSIRGEVLDASTAEPMFGVTVLIRNPQKFAKTDLDGKYELVGVPEGTHTLEFVMIGMETVKKSVSVQAGKTEKVNLVMGAKKLDEVLVQDRAMNDTEASLLKYQKKAAAVSDGISAEAIAKTPDSSAGDVMRRVTGITLVGGKYVFVRGLGERYSNTMFNGVPLPSPEPDKRVVPLDLFPASLLKNIVVSKTFIPEDSAEFSGGTVKIETKEYPDKYFFKFGLKLGYNANTTNQNWKTYSGGGQDWLGIDEGNRKKPAIVDTLPNAQFVEGGRLTGGYPRDIITLGSLSFNNQWSPKQTDAPWNKGLDISTGNVFKFSESVKWGTLFAVTYNRDNQFKQEIDRFNLVGSVSNDLPRDGKNRVLIPVLDYRSRIYEETVSWGTMFNNTVDFGKGQRLYWKNFFSVNNDKQVREYEGINNNIPYELQSTKLNYVMRNILNSSIGGDHRVPIGETTTKLDWVASYSEANRNQPDMRDTTYATTPGNLGTDGAPLVSATNIGYSSRFFSQSKDVSRYFAVNYEIPFKQWAGFESKFKTGYSAVDRERNFEAEFFSFVNPNGEAGRGLANQSLGSRYYPIPPEAILNPFNRGANGYQVREFTRPTDKYVANQKIHSYYGQFDLPLIKDLRFIGGARYEDNYQAVRTFNPFSPKDDFLSKFDYRSELDPFYRNLVDPTYRQTNARLANRNVLPSVNFIYSLSDITNLRLAYTQTLTRPDFRELSPFEFTDILGGPPVKGNPDLKQTYIHNYDLRYEMFPGGDDFFAVGLFRKNMIDPIERVVQVDNQFRYSYINAKQAYIQGAEIEARKGLGFVSDYLEKWSVGINTFFIKSEVQLNDWLYYQLAQVGAINDVNRPTSLSRPLQGQSPYVYNFNLRYRFDKQANHTITFLFNQFGRRINSVGGLGIPDTYETPVGVLDAVYSLRYDEKLIFKVAARNLNDARVKIVQENPILGREETVYSYRTGPTITMSATYNFD is encoded by the coding sequence ATGAATAGATTCAAAACAATATTTTTTCTCATTCTCTTTGTTGGGATACCTTCCGTTGCTTATGCACAGCAAGGATCCATTAGAGGTGAGGTTCTAGATGCATCTACCGCGGAGCCGATGTTTGGTGTAACTGTACTAATTAGAAATCCACAGAAGTTTGCAAAAACAGATTTAGATGGAAAGTATGAATTAGTCGGAGTTCCCGAAGGAACACATACACTCGAATTTGTAATGATTGGGATGGAGACAGTTAAGAAGTCCGTTTCCGTACAAGCAGGTAAGACTGAAAAAGTTAACTTGGTAATGGGTGCCAAAAAATTAGATGAAGTTCTTGTCCAAGATCGCGCGATGAACGATACGGAAGCTTCTCTATTGAAATATCAGAAAAAAGCGGCAGCAGTTTCTGATGGTATATCAGCCGAGGCAATTGCGAAAACACCTGATTCGAGTGCCGGTGACGTCATGCGACGTGTAACTGGTATTACATTAGTTGGCGGAAAGTACGTGTTTGTACGCGGGTTAGGTGAAAGATACTCGAATACAATGTTTAATGGTGTTCCACTTCCTTCGCCAGAACCAGACAAAAGAGTTGTTCCATTAGATTTATTCCCTGCGTCTCTCTTAAAAAATATCGTGGTTTCAAAAACTTTTATTCCAGAAGACAGTGCTGAATTTTCTGGTGGAACTGTAAAAATTGAAACAAAGGAATATCCAGATAAATATTTCTTCAAGTTTGGTTTAAAACTCGGGTATAATGCAAATACTACCAATCAAAACTGGAAAACGTATTCAGGTGGTGGGCAAGATTGGTTAGGTATTGACGAAGGAAATAGAAAGAAACCTGCGATTGTTGATACTCTCCCGAATGCACAGTTTGTGGAAGGGGGAAGATTAACAGGAGGATATCCAAGAGATATTATTACTTTAGGATCTTTATCATTTAATAACCAATGGTCACCAAAACAAACAGACGCTCCTTGGAACAAGGGTTTAGATATATCAACTGGTAATGTTTTTAAGTTTAGTGAATCAGTAAAATGGGGAACTCTTTTTGCTGTAACTTACAATAGAGACAACCAATTTAAGCAAGAAATTGACAGATTTAATTTAGTAGGGTCTGTTTCAAATGATCTTCCTAGAGACGGAAAGAACCGTGTATTGATCCCAGTATTAGATTATCGATCTCGTATTTATGAAGAGACTGTTTCCTGGGGAACCATGTTTAATAATACTGTAGACTTTGGAAAAGGACAGAGATTATATTGGAAAAACTTTTTCTCAGTTAACAATGACAAACAAGTCAGAGAGTATGAAGGAATTAACAACAATATTCCATACGAACTTCAATCTACTAAGTTAAACTATGTAATGAGAAACATATTGAATTCTTCGATTGGAGGTGACCATCGTGTTCCAATTGGCGAAACAACTACAAAGTTAGATTGGGTAGCTTCTTACTCAGAAGCGAATCGTAACCAACCGGATATGCGTGACACAACTTACGCAACAACACCGGGAAATTTAGGGACAGATGGAGCACCTCTTGTAAGTGCAACTAACATAGGTTACTCTAGTAGATTTTTTTCTCAATCAAAGGACGTAAGCCGTTATTTTGCAGTGAACTATGAAATTCCATTTAAACAATGGGCTGGTTTTGAAAGTAAATTTAAAACAGGATATTCTGCAGTTGATAGAGAACGTAACTTTGAAGCAGAATTTTTCTCTTTTGTCAATCCGAACGGAGAAGCTGGCAGGGGATTGGCTAATCAATCATTAGGTTCTCGATATTATCCAATACCGCCCGAAGCTATTTTGAATCCATTTAATCGTGGAGCAAATGGTTACCAAGTTCGTGAATTCACTCGTCCAACAGACAAGTATGTAGCAAATCAGAAAATTCATTCATATTACGGTCAATTTGATCTTCCTTTGATTAAAGACTTACGATTTATCGGAGGTGCTAGATATGAAGACAACTACCAAGCGGTTCGTACCTTCAATCCGTTTAGTCCAAAAGATGATTTCTTATCAAAATTCGATTATCGAAGCGAACTCGATCCTTTCTACAGGAATTTAGTTGACCCAACTTACCGACAAACGAACGCAAGATTAGCTAATCGAAACGTTCTTCCATCTGTAAACTTTATATATTCATTAAGTGATATCACTAATTTGCGATTAGCTTATACACAAACGTTAACTCGACCAGATTTTAGAGAGTTGTCTCCATTTGAATTTACTGATATTTTAGGTGGTCCACCAGTTAAAGGTAATCCTGACCTTAAACAAACTTATATTCACAACTACGATCTTCGATATGAAATGTTTCCTGGCGGAGACGATTTCTTTGCAGTCGGACTATTCAGAAAAAACATGATCGATCCTATCGAAAGAGTGGTTCAAGTTGATAACCAATTTAGATATTCTTATATAAATGCGAAACAAGCATACATCCAAGGAGCTGAAATAGAAGCTCGTAAGGGATTAGGTTTTGTCTCAGATTATCTCGAAAAATGGTCTGTTGGTATTAATACATTTTTTATTAAATCTGAGGTTCAGCTAAATGATTGGTTATACTATCAACTCGCTCAAGTTGGTGCTATTAATGATGTAAACCGTCCAACAAGTCTTTCAAGACCGCTTCAAGGACAGTCACCATATGTATATAACTTCAACCTTAGATATCGGTTTGATAAACAAGCAAATCACACGATAACCTTTCTATTTAATCAATTTGGTAGAAGGATTAACTCTGTCGGCGGTTTAGGGATTCCAGATACCTATGAAACCCCAGTAGGTGTATTAGATGCTGTTTATAGTTTGCGTTACGATGAAAAGTTAATTTTCAAAGTTGCGGCGAGAAACTTAAACGATGCAAGAGTTAAGATCGTACAAGAGAATCCTATTTTAGGTCGGGAAGAGACTGTTTATAGTTATCGAACAGGACCAACGATCACAATGTCTGCAACATATAATTTTGATTAA
- a CDS encoding arsenate reductase family protein yields the protein MSRSNPKVYEYSGCSTCRNALKFLKSKKVEFQQIPIRETAPSVAELKKAKQYLGDIKKLFNTSGKDYREGNWKEKLGTLTEEQIYKELSANGNLVKRPFVVGDGWFLVGFKEEEWKGKLG from the coding sequence ATGAGTCGTTCCAATCCCAAAGTTTACGAATATTCTGGTTGTAGTACCTGCCGCAATGCTCTGAAATTTCTAAAATCAAAAAAAGTAGAATTCCAACAAATTCCCATTCGGGAGACCGCTCCCTCTGTTGCCGAATTAAAAAAAGCAAAACAATACTTAGGTGATATTAAAAAACTTTTTAATACATCAGGAAAAGATTACCGCGAAGGCAATTGGAAGGAAAAATTAGGAACTCTTACGGAAGAACAAATTTATAAAGAACTCTCTGCCAATGGAAACTTGGTGAAGAGGCCCTTTGTTGTAGGGGATGGTTGGTTTTTGGTGGGATTTAAGGAAGAGGAGTGGAAGGGGAAGTTGGGGTAG
- the mltG gene encoding endolytic transglycosylase MltG, with amino-acid sequence MNSKLKKYLILSGLGVSLLLVLALIGFFVVDEIKGGAVGDGQNKYELIIDSGEPSSSVVRELAAAGMIKSSVYFNYLMKFTRAGNKIKQGVYDINDGMSSRKILDVIISGKVKLVNFTVPEGYNNRQIGDLLVSKKLAVSREEFLKVAQSPALITKYNIPAKTLEGYLFPETYSVPLNYPLERITEMMIKRFYKKLESIPEAKDIKPADLHFRVVLGSIVEREAVRKEERPMMAGVFLTRIEKNINLESCATIQYLFDKPKKRLFESDLKIVSPYNTYINGGWPPGPISNPGLPALVASFKPMKSDKLFFLLKPDGSHYFSATFKEHLEAKKKFIDVLYQ; translated from the coding sequence ATGAACTCGAAACTTAAAAAATACCTGATACTTTCAGGACTCGGTGTTTCCTTATTATTGGTTTTAGCTTTGATTGGTTTTTTTGTAGTCGATGAGATCAAAGGTGGGGCCGTTGGTGATGGTCAAAATAAATATGAACTCATCATTGATTCAGGAGAACCATCATCGAGTGTAGTGCGAGAGTTAGCTGCTGCTGGCATGATCAAATCCTCTGTCTACTTCAATTATCTGATGAAGTTTACAAGAGCAGGAAACAAAATCAAACAAGGTGTATACGACATCAACGATGGTATGAGTTCTCGCAAAATTCTAGACGTCATCATTTCAGGAAAAGTCAAACTGGTTAATTTTACTGTACCAGAAGGATATAACAATCGTCAGATAGGTGATTTGTTAGTTTCCAAAAAACTTGCCGTATCCCGAGAAGAATTTTTAAAAGTGGCCCAAAGCCCGGCACTCATTACTAAATACAATATTCCTGCAAAAACTTTAGAAGGGTATTTATTCCCAGAAACGTATTCTGTCCCACTCAACTATCCTTTAGAAAGAATTACAGAGATGATGATCAAAAGGTTCTATAAAAAATTAGAATCAATCCCTGAAGCAAAAGATATCAAACCTGCCGATTTACATTTTCGAGTGGTTCTTGGATCCATTGTGGAAAGAGAAGCTGTTAGGAAAGAAGAACGACCAATGATGGCCGGTGTGTTTTTAACAAGGATCGAAAAAAATATTAATTTGGAATCTTGTGCCACCATCCAATATTTATTTGATAAACCTAAAAAAAGACTATTTGAATCTGATCTTAAGATTGTATCTCCTTATAACACTTATATCAATGGCGGATGGCCACCAGGGCCAATTTCAAATCCCGGCTTACCAGCATTAGTAGCATCTTTTAAACCAATGAAGTCCGATAAATTATTCTTCCTTTTAAAACCAGATGGTTCCCATTATTTTTCGGCGACATTCAAAGAACATCTCGAAGCAAAAAAGAAATTTATAGATGTTTTATACCAATAA
- a CDS encoding efflux RND transporter permease subunit, producing the protein MIESIVAFSIQNKFKVMSVTLIFCLVGLVNAFHLPIDAVPDVTNVQVTAVTSSPALTPFEVEQFITYPIELKLNGIPGASEIRSISRAGVSSVSVIFEDGTDIWFARQIVNERLKLVDAEIPPEYGKPELAPVATALGDIYEFILTSENHNETELRSYIDWDLSKKIKSVPGVIEVNTLGGSLKQYQILIDPRRLQVHNLTISEILDNLKTANFNTGGGYVQKDYEQLVIRGEGQFEGIDEIKRVAVRTAADGIPLLLGQIATVKEGPALRFGIATKNGKEVVAATVIMLLGQNSREVVGDVKQRIDEIRATLPQGMKIEPFYDRSEFINRALKTVFINLTEGAILVFFALILTLGTAKGGILVALAIPVSMLVAVIFMKYIGVVGNLMSLGALDFGLLVDGSIVMLESVLAGFYMGRKKFNRPMNEDEIKSITEGIILERCQKVGKAAAFSVAIIMLVYLPLMVLEGVEGRMFRPMAITVALALASALVFSITVFPASLAIFYKRPFIHKAHAWEKIEEYYVLLLNWGSKRKKKILSFSLLLVIVSFFLGSYLGSEFLPRIDEGEIEIDAKRLPSTAIDYSKDLNKDIEKILKPFPEISSVVSRVGRGESAAEPLGTEETSVMVKLSPKKYWVNASSREELMDVLKAKLISSIPSTYFSMSQPIENRVNALLTGSKADVVLKIYGDDLQTLKTQADKVATVLTKIEGTGDLRVQRLLGLPMLQINTNYDNMARYGVTASEILRTVEMMRVGSTAGKIFEGARRYDLVLRLDLQAKDIDSVRNIPIMTSRGTTVPLAQVADIDILDSASAIYREGLKRRIFVEVNIRGRDLVGYINEAKKKTESIQNALPAGYEIEWGGQFDNFVRARDRLVLVVPVALAIIFFMLIAAFESVYYAVGVFSVVPLAAAGGILGLLIRGLPFSIPAAVGFIAVSGIAVLNGVVYASTLKDEIKSGVTIDKAVVSAGILSLRPVLTTEFIAAIGFLPMALSTMAGAEVQRPLATVVIFGVLVATALSRLVLPFVMESLLKLDEKRKLLKEQNRINRSSKLIQIDIGDYDDEPETPPATTKNQKRK; encoded by the coding sequence ATGATAGAATCAATCGTTGCTTTTTCCATACAAAATAAATTTAAAGTGATGAGTGTAACTTTAATTTTTTGTTTGGTAGGCCTTGTAAACGCATTCCATTTACCTATCGATGCTGTTCCTGATGTTACAAATGTTCAAGTTACTGCAGTAACATCTTCACCTGCACTCACTCCATTTGAAGTAGAACAATTCATCACTTATCCTATCGAATTAAAGTTAAATGGAATTCCTGGTGCATCAGAAATTAGATCAATTTCTCGAGCCGGTGTGAGTTCGGTATCTGTTATCTTTGAAGATGGAACTGATATTTGGTTCGCAAGACAGATCGTCAATGAACGATTGAAGTTAGTAGATGCAGAAATTCCTCCTGAGTATGGAAAACCAGAATTAGCTCCAGTGGCCACTGCATTAGGTGATATTTATGAATTCATTTTAACATCAGAAAATCATAACGAAACAGAGTTGCGTAGTTATATCGATTGGGATCTTTCCAAAAAAATAAAAAGTGTTCCTGGTGTCATCGAAGTAAATACTCTTGGTGGTTCTCTCAAACAATATCAAATATTGATCGATCCAAGAAGATTACAGGTTCATAATTTAACTATTTCAGAAATATTAGATAACTTAAAAACTGCAAACTTCAATACAGGTGGTGGTTATGTTCAAAAAGATTATGAACAACTCGTCATTAGAGGTGAAGGACAATTTGAAGGAATCGATGAAATCAAAAGAGTAGCAGTGCGAACTGCGGCAGATGGAATTCCTCTATTGTTAGGTCAAATTGCAACTGTAAAGGAGGGACCAGCATTACGTTTTGGAATTGCAACTAAAAATGGTAAGGAAGTGGTTGCAGCCACTGTCATTATGCTTCTTGGCCAAAATTCTCGCGAAGTAGTAGGAGATGTAAAACAAAGAATCGATGAGATTCGTGCTACACTTCCTCAGGGAATGAAAATTGAACCGTTTTACGATCGGTCAGAGTTTATCAATCGTGCTTTAAAAACAGTTTTTATAAATCTTACGGAAGGCGCCATATTAGTATTTTTTGCTTTGATATTAACTCTTGGTACAGCGAAAGGAGGGATCCTTGTAGCTTTAGCCATCCCGGTCTCTATGTTGGTCGCCGTTATATTTATGAAATATATCGGAGTTGTTGGGAATTTAATGTCGTTAGGTGCTTTGGATTTCGGATTACTTGTAGATGGATCTATTGTAATGTTAGAATCAGTGTTAGCTGGTTTTTATATGGGTAGAAAGAAGTTTAACCGTCCAATGAATGAAGATGAAATCAAAAGTATTACTGAAGGTATCATTTTAGAAAGATGTCAGAAGGTAGGTAAGGCAGCTGCATTCTCTGTTGCTATCATTATGTTAGTATATCTACCCCTAATGGTTTTAGAGGGAGTAGAAGGACGTATGTTTCGTCCGATGGCGATCACGGTTGCCTTGGCTCTTGCAAGTGCCCTTGTATTTTCGATTACAGTATTTCCCGCAAGTCTTGCAATTTTTTATAAAAGACCTTTCATTCACAAAGCACATGCTTGGGAAAAAATTGAAGAATATTATGTTTTACTGCTAAACTGGGGAAGCAAAAGAAAAAAGAAAATTTTATCATTCTCATTACTTTTAGTAATCGTTTCTTTTTTTCTAGGATCTTATTTGGGATCGGAATTTTTACCAAGAATTGATGAAGGGGAAATCGAAATTGATGCAAAACGTTTACCTTCAACGGCAATTGATTATTCCAAAGATTTGAATAAGGATATAGAAAAAATTCTAAAACCTTTCCCAGAAATTTCCAGTGTTGTTTCTCGAGTGGGTCGTGGTGAATCTGCTGCAGAACCATTAGGTACTGAAGAAACGTCTGTTATGGTGAAATTATCACCCAAAAAATATTGGGTGAATGCTAGTTCCAGAGAAGAGCTGATGGATGTTTTGAAAGCAAAATTAATTTCTTCCATTCCATCCACTTATTTTAGTATGTCACAACCAATTGAGAATCGGGTGAATGCTTTATTAACTGGGTCAAAAGCAGATGTGGTTCTTAAGATTTACGGTGATGATCTACAAACATTAAAAACGCAAGCAGACAAAGTTGCAACTGTTCTGACAAAAATAGAAGGAACTGGAGATTTGCGAGTGCAACGTTTGTTAGGTCTTCCAATGTTACAGATTAACACAAACTATGATAATATGGCTCGTTATGGAGTTACTGCCTCTGAAATTTTGCGAACGGTAGAAATGATGAGAGTTGGGTCTACCGCAGGTAAAATATTTGAAGGTGCAAGAAGATATGATTTAGTGTTAAGATTAGATTTACAAGCGAAAGATATCGATTCCGTACGAAACATTCCTATCATGACATCTCGCGGAACAACAGTTCCACTTGCTCAAGTAGCAGACATTGATATCCTTGATTCTGCCTCAGCTATATATCGAGAAGGATTAAAACGAAGAATTTTTGTAGAAGTGAATATACGAGGAAGGGATCTCGTTGGTTATATCAATGAAGCCAAAAAGAAAACGGAATCCATTCAGAATGCTTTACCGGCAGGCTATGAAATTGAATGGGGAGGTCAGTTCGATAACTTTGTTCGTGCAAGAGATCGACTGGTTCTTGTTGTTCCCGTCGCACTTGCGATTATATTTTTTATGTTAATTGCAGCATTTGAAAGTGTGTATTATGCGGTTGGAGTTTTTTCCGTGGTTCCTCTCGCTGCAGCCGGAGGTATACTCGGATTGTTAATTCGTGGACTGCCATTTAGTATTCCAGCTGCCGTTGGTTTTATTGCAGTGAGTGGGATTGCTGTTTTGAATGGCGTTGTTTATGCTTCGACTTTGAAAGACGAAATTAAATCTGGTGTGACTATCGACAAAGCGGTTGTCTCCGCTGGAATTTTATCGTTACGACCTGTTCTTACTACAGAGTTTATTGCAGCGATTGGATTTTTGCCTATGGCACTTTCAACAATGGCAGGAGCAGAAGTTCAAAGACCGCTTGCAACAGTAGTCATCTTTGGTGTGTTAGTTGCTACAGCACTTTCAAGATTGGTTCTACCGTTTGTTATGGAATCACTTTTGAAGTTGGATGAAAAAAGAAAATTGCTGAAGGAACAAAATCGAATCAATCGAAGTTCCAAACTCATTCAGATAGATATCGGTGATTATGATGACGAACCTGAAACACCGCCAGCCACGACTAAGAATCAAAAACGTAAGTAG
- a CDS encoding UDP-N-acetylmuramate dehydrogenase, which produces MLVQNNIPLAPLTTFHLGGEAKYFIVIKTKEDLSRALDFCKNENQPFIILGGGSNTVFRDSGFPGVVLQILIPGIRCLDTNDHHSIFQVGAGVPWDQFVEFSVKQGLAGIECLSGIPGSVGASPIQNIGAYGQEVKDSILNVECMNHSGEIITLSNENCKFNYRNSEFKSGIYKDWIVVSVTFQLSKVNPPCLRYPEVQKVWENYQYNHSVITKQETPNFDLRATEMETLRNLVIQLRKKKSMVLDVTDPNTRSAGSFFTNPILSDQETERFIETAKKHGFQNPPLYPEAPGFNKLSAAWLIENSGIQKGTKYPGGVGISENHCLGLINIAGTTTALLEMAESVRQTVFDKFFVRLEMEPVVRP; this is translated from the coding sequence ATGTTGGTCCAAAACAATATACCGTTGGCTCCACTCACAACATTCCATTTGGGCGGAGAGGCAAAATATTTCATTGTAATTAAAACAAAGGAAGACCTAAGCCGGGCTCTCGATTTTTGCAAAAATGAAAACCAACCTTTTATCATTCTAGGTGGTGGATCCAACACTGTATTTCGAGATTCTGGTTTTCCTGGTGTTGTACTCCAGATCTTAATCCCCGGAATTCGATGTTTAGATACAAATGACCATCATTCCATTTTTCAAGTAGGTGCCGGTGTTCCTTGGGATCAATTTGTTGAATTTTCAGTGAAACAAGGATTAGCTGGAATTGAATGTCTATCTGGAATTCCTGGTTCCGTTGGTGCTTCTCCAATTCAAAATATTGGAGCTTATGGCCAAGAAGTAAAAGACTCCATTCTAAATGTAGAATGTATGAATCATTCAGGAGAGATCATAACTCTTTCTAATGAAAATTGTAAATTTAATTATCGTAACAGTGAATTCAAATCGGGTATCTATAAAGATTGGATTGTTGTATCTGTGACTTTTCAATTATCCAAAGTTAACCCTCCGTGTTTGCGTTATCCAGAAGTACAAAAAGTATGGGAAAACTATCAATACAACCATAGTGTCATTACGAAGCAAGAGACACCTAACTTTGATTTGCGAGCAACAGAAATGGAAACACTTAGAAACTTAGTGATCCAACTTCGTAAAAAGAAATCGATGGTGTTAGACGTGACGGATCCCAATACCCGATCGGCAGGTTCTTTTTTTACAAACCCCATTTTATCGGATCAGGAAACGGAAAGGTTTATAGAAACTGCAAAAAAACATGGATTTCAAAATCCACCTTTGTATCCAGAGGCACCAGGATTCAACAAACTCTCCGCAGCCTGGCTAATCGAAAACTCGGGAATTCAAAAAGGAACAAAATATCCGGGCGGAGTTGGGATCTCAGAGAACCATTGTTTGGGTCTAATTAATATAGCGGGAACTACAACCGCTCTTTTGGAAATGGCAGAATCAGTCAGACAAACCGTATTTGATAAATTTTTTGTTCGATTGGAAATGGAACCGGTTGTTCGGCCATAA